In Mastacembelus armatus chromosome 22, fMasArm1.2, whole genome shotgun sequence, a genomic segment contains:
- the prkd1 gene encoding serine/threonine-protein kinase D1, with amino-acid sequence MYEKILLFRHDQTSENVLQLLRSASQIQDGDLVEAVLSASATVEDFQIRPHCLFVHSYRAPAFCDHCGEMLWGLVRQGLKCEGCGLNYHKRCAFKIPNNCSGVRRRRPSNVSLTGGLINIGRPLSAEPSPPHYTDDALLSPVSPSMEQKNQLDYFSGRERRSSSQSYVGRPIELDKILLSKVKVPHTFLIHSYTRPTVCQHCKKLLKGLFRQGLQCKDCKFNCHKRCAPKVPNNCLGEVSKNGELLSPGAESDIVMEEGCLDDHDIDRGGGLLDDMDEVLLSDGGLLLDVGTSDLCDLHDSDLDESTRAISPTTSNNIPLMRVVQSIKHTKRKSSNVVKEGWMVHYTSKDTLRKRHYWRLDSKCITLFQNDTGSKYYKEIPLSEILSLEPAQTFSLLPEGANPHCFEIATVSLVYFVGENLQRAESSVTSSSIQVSGVGQDVARMWEMAIQHALMPAVSMGVSHSSHHSGHKEVSISISVSNCQIQENVDINSVYQIFPDEVLGSGQFGIVYGGKHRKSGRDVAIKIIDKLRFPTKQESQLRNEVAILQSLHHPGVVNLDCMFETPERVFVVMEKLHGDMLEMILSSEKGRLPERITKFLVTQILVALRHLHFKNIVHCDLKPENVLLASADSFPQVKLCDFGFARIIGEKSFRRSVVGTPAYLAPEVLRNKGYNRSLDMWSVGVIIYVSLSGTFPFNEDEDINDQIQNAAFMYPPHPWKKISQEAIDLINNLLQVKMRKRYSVDKTLSHPWLQDYQMWLDLRNLESRINERYITHESDDLRWHHHAQLSGLDYPPHLGNGTRIDGRQGVDRYQEQEEELETLSERVSDL; translated from the exons ATGTATGAGAAGATCCTGCTGTTTCGTCATGACCAGACATCGGAGAacgtgctgcagctgctgcgcTCGGCCTCTCAGATCCAGGACGGAGACCTGGTGGAGGCCGTGCTGTCAG CCTCAGCCACGGTGGAGGACTTCCAGATCCGCCCGCACTGTCTGTTCGTCCACTCGTACCGAGCTCCGGCCTTCTGCGACCACTGTGGGGAGATGCTTTGGGGACTCGTACGACAGGGACTCAAATGTGAAG GCTGTGGTCTGAACTATCACAAGCGTTGTGCCTTTAAAATCCCCAATAACTGCAGCGGAGTGAGGAGGCGTCGCCCGTCCAACGTGTCCCTGACGGGGGGACTGATCAACATAGGCCGCCCTCTGTCCGCCGAGCCCTCACCCCCTCACTACACCGACGATGCTTTACTG TCTCCAGTCAGTCCCAGTATGGAG CAGAAGAACCAGTTAGATTACTTCTCCGGCAGAGAGCGTCGTTCCAGCTCCCAGTCGTACGTCGGCCGTCCCATTGAACTGGACAAGATCTTATTGTCGAAGGTCAAAGTTCCCCACACCTTCCTGATCCACTCGTACACCCGACCCACCGTCTGCCAGCACTGCAAGAAGCTGCTGAAAGGCCTCTTCAGGCAGGGGCTGCAGTGTAAAG ATTGTAAATTTAACTGTCACAAACGATGTGCTCCCAAAGTGCCGAACAACTGTCTGGGAGAAGTTTCCAAAAACGGAg AGCTCCTGAGCCCGGGGGCGGAGTCTGACATTGTCATGGAGGAGGGTTGCCTTGACGACCATGACATCGACCGAGGTGGCGGCCTCTTGGACGACATGGATGAAGTGCTGTTGTCAGACGGCGGTCTCCTGCTGGACGTGGGGACAAGCGACCTCTGTGATCTGCACGACTCCGACCTGGACGAGTCCACCCGGGCCATCAG CCCGACCACCAGTAACAACATCCCTCTGATGCGAGTCGTCCAGTCCATCAAACACACGAAGAGGAAGAGCAGCAACGTGGTGAAGGAGGGCTGGATGGTCCACTACACCAGTAAGGACACACTG AGGAAAAGACATTACTGGCGGCTGGACAGTAAATGCATCACACTGTTTCAGAACGACACAGGAAGCAAATACTACAAG GAGATCCCTCTGTCAGAGATCTTATCTCTGGAACCAGCTCAGACCTTCTCTCTGCTTCCTGAAGGAGCCAATCCTCACTGCTTTGAGATCGCCACAGTCTCGCTGGTTTACTTTGTTGGCGAGAACCTGCAGAGAGCTGAATCATCtgtcaccagcagcagcattcAG GTCAGTGGGGTGGGGCAGGACGTGGCTCGGATGTGGGAGATGGCCATTCAGCACGCTCTAATGCCGGCTGTTTCCATGGGAGTGTCCCACAGTTCCCACCACAGTGGACACA AGGAAGTCTCCATCAGTATTTCTGTCTCCAACTGCCAGATCCAGGAGAACGTG GACATCAACTCTGTGTATCAGATCTTCCCAGACGAAGTTCTTGGTTCAGGACAGTTCGGCATCGTCTATGGAG gtaaacacaggAAGTCCGGCCGCGACGTCGCCATCAAGATCATCGACAAACTTCGCTTCCCAACCAAACAGGAGAGTCAGCTGCGCAACGAGGTGGCCATCCTGCag AGCCTGCACCACCCAGGGGTGGTCAACCTGGACTGCATGTTCGAGACGCCGGAGCGGGTGTTTGTCGTCATGGAGAAGCTCCACGGGGACATGCTGGAGATGATCCTGTCCAGCGAGAAAGGACGACTGCCCGAGAGGATCACCAAGTTCCTGGTCACACAG ATCCTGGTGGCTTTGCGTCATCTTCACTTCAAGAACATCGTCCACTGTGACCTGAAACCTGAGAACGTGCTGCTGGCCTCTGCAGACTCCTTTCCACAG GTGAAGCTGTGTGACTTTGGTTTCGCTCGGATCATCGGTGAAAAGTCATTCAGGCGCTCGGTGGTCGGCACACCAGCGTATCTCGCCCCTGAGGTCCTGAGGAACAAAGGCTACAACCGCTCTCTGGACATGTGGTCGGTCGGGGTCATCATCTACGTCAG TCTCAGTGGCACGTTTCCATTTAATGAAGATGAGGACATCAACGATCAGATCCAGAACGCTGCCTTCATGTACCCTCCACATCCCTGGAAGAAGATCTCCCAGGAAG CGATCGACTTAATTAACAACCTGCTGCAAGTTAAGATGAGGAAGAGATACAGTGTCGACAAGACCCTTAGCCACCCCTGGCTGCAG GACTACCAGATGTGGCTGGACCTGAGGAACCTTGAGTCGCGGATAAACGAGCGCTATATCACCCACGAGAGCGACGACCTGCGCTGGCATCACCACGCCCAGCTAAGTGGCCTCGACTACCCCCCACACCTCGGCAACGGCACCCGCATCGACGGCAGGCAGGGGGTGGACCGGTaccaggagcaggaggaggagctaGAGACCCTCAGCGAGAGGGTCAGTGATCTCTGA